The genomic DNA TTTCCGGAACGGCCAGGAGGACCGGATGGTCCGGAGCCTGCCCCCTGATCCCGATGAGGCGGAATTCGCGCCCGGCCTGCTGGGCCGCGGCGGTTAGAAGGTCGCGAAACATCTCCCGCTCCATGTGGTAAGAGCATGAGCAGGTAATGAGATATCCCCCCGGCCGGAGCAGCTCCATGGCGCGGCGGTTGATGGTGAGGTAACCCTTCTGCGCCTCCCGAAGCGCCTTCTTGCTCTTTACGAAAGCGGGAGGATCGAGAACGACGACGTCGAACCGCCGCCCCTCGTGCTTCAGGGAACGAAGGCGGTCGAAGGCGTCGAGGGCTTCGACCGCGACCGTGCCCCCTAAGCCGTTCATGGCCGCGTTTCGCTCCGCAAGAGCCACCGCACGGGGGGAGATATCCACGCAGGTCACCGAGCGTGCCCCGAAGGCGGCGGCATGGATACCCCAGCTGCCGCTGTAGGAGAAACAGTCGAGAACATCCCCCCCACGGGATATCCCCTCAAGAAGCAGGTGGTTCTCCTTCTGATCCAGGAAATGACCGGTCTTCTGCCCTCCTCTCAGGTCCACCAGCAACTGCAGGCCATGTTCATCCATCACGACGGTCTCCGGCACATCACCAGCCAGGATCTCCACGCGCTCGTCGAGACCTTCGAGCGCACGGACGGCCACGTCGTTCCGGGCTATGATCCCCCGGGGGGAGAAAACCTCCTGAAGCGCTTCGACAACCAGTTCGCGCCGGGCCTCCATCCCTGCCGAAAGGAACTGGACCGAGAGT from Geobacter sp. DSM 9736 includes the following:
- a CDS encoding class I SAM-dependent rRNA methyltransferase, whose amino-acid sequence is MLRITLGRKEEKRLRGGHPWVFSNEIAEIAGDKVPGAAAEVYDAGGGYVGTGHYNPRSLIAVRLLTRERGEDVDSAVFYAERFRRAQAYRQLIYPDLTSCRLVHGEGDHLSGLVVDRYGEILSVQFLSAGMEARRELVVEALQEVFSPRGIIARNDVAVRALEGLDERVEILAGDVPETVVMDEHGLQLLVDLRGGQKTGHFLDQKENHLLLEGISRGGDVLDCFSYSGSWGIHAAAFGARSVTCVDISPRAVALAERNAAMNGLGGTVAVEALDAFDRLRSLKHEGRRFDVVVLDPPAFVKSKKALREAQKGYLTINRRAMELLRPGGYLITCSCSYHMEREMFRDLLTAAAQQAGREFRLIGIRGQAPDHPVLLAVPETDYLKCFMLQAV